The following proteins come from a genomic window of Sorghum bicolor cultivar BTx623 chromosome 3, Sorghum_bicolor_NCBIv3, whole genome shotgun sequence:
- the LOC8075011 gene encoding uncharacterized protein LOC8075011 isoform X1 — MDEGGSQGIKKVHFRDSSSQHPIVTYKRRRQQKPQTQQQLPQSPPPQQHQPEPQPLQQVEPQPQVEPEPNAGDVPAQQSKDTFWKSRDMGWKYGIMIDENRQHWKCMYCGLIRHGGGVSRLKRHLAGDLDVKMCPKVPADVVEEIREHLRKKRERRKKRAAQNGGDNVRTKSPSGDADVEKDLLPSDSVLSDGTGTNVPEEVTNQTSSVHHDTTPRFPILRARDIGWEHAVDLDGNKRRWQCKFCSLCRSGGVTTLKAHLIDDSCPNVPKEISKKVSNFIEEKRATRLLLNNYVFNVDDDFNTQVQGEVTVEYLNEQQPSRNVYVQTLDKGDINEVAAGSKQCGAESSGQPVERCDQPEEQCTMDYGRMDQVTSNKNQILDKNTENSKNTKMLKPCRKSEFNTRKHIIIVDQSARHWRCRYCGMDGYGKKFWLHYHLAGAFHQPKCPNVPREVFAKARRHVLTKRRLKKNKAEQQIPSSPHILGQSGEERQNSDPLCGNQSQLSINNEPREVHDYPAVLRDSAWEHSLIYEKENGSWKCKWCSIEGDHGLTRLKWHLVGWQNHPQCPNIPMDVAEKMKDQMMSKEEQKARSGLFDGNGYCDVLCSSKSSQLDQDHLTATIHDRCSSQAFANSELKGCNMLSSTTLLSQESSNPQVHHEDPQVCHEQERNEVATSSEPGCEKGQRMQWQSQNKPMMEEGPHGNGLCGDTNKLEEQKSDFGSSDCWRYVLDRLMHLPDVQEDAGIGTCIRDALLYGCAEFGTVADKVEMDRDKTVNANTARCQNILMDVLRSENFALLCSVLCRTVHQDGERTRYFDFGVIDSRMKNGNYGHEPELFMHDLKLLWEDLKVAGQDIIHLANNLSSLTEDSYEKLVGRERGSDDGELNGAVVARSEPKNLVQSNALVPLTSQGFNQLDQPGPSYLSDVYKDSICNQCGKEARVGSVLKCYRCMLPCHISCIQATDSFISTGRWCCKNCSAGSKEPVEGDMVLAHYYPNCLHENCVVCDRLAACRSPKCEDTPNENSRAMVISSVDSFADPELPEIDTCYSCKICGDTEEDEKRFLICGHVHCLYKYYHIRCLMSKQISSNVQRDQPCWYCPSCLCRVCLSDKDDHLTILCDGCDEAYHLYCITPRRTSVPKGHWYCSSCSVERAKEGMRQYERTLKLHQKDDAELQSWNYDGVDLLLSAAEQLREDELLVTRTN, encoded by the exons ATGGACGAAGGGGGAAGCCAAGGTATTAAGAAGGTGCATTTCAGGGATTCGTCCTCTCAGCACCCTATAGTTACCTACAAGAGGCGCCGGCAGCAGAAGCCACAGACACAGCAGCAACTGCCGCAGTCACCACCACCGCAGCAGCACCAACCGGAGCCACAGCCGCTGCAGCAAGTGGAGCCACAGCCACAGGTGGAGCCGGAGCCAAATGCTGGAGATGTGCCGGCACAGCAG AGTAAAGATACTTTTTGGAAAAGTAGGGATATGGGATGGAAGTATGGCATAATGATTGATGAAAATAGACAACACTGGAAGTGTATGTATTGTGGCCTAATTAGGCACGGTGGTGGTGTATCTAGACTCAAACGACATCTAGCTGGTGATTTAGATGTCAAAATGTGCCCTAAAGTTCCAGCAGATGTTGTTGAGGAGATAAGGGAGCATTTGCGGAAGAAACGAGAGAGACGGAAGAAGCGAGCTGCACAAAATGGTGGTGACAATGTAAGGACTAAGAGCCCTTCTGGTGATGCTGATGTTGAGAAGGATCTTCTACCTTCTGATTCAGTGCTTTCCGATGGAACGGGCACTAATGTTCCTGAAGAAGTCACTAACCAAACGAGTTCAGTTCATCACGATACTACTCCCAGG TTTCCAATATTGCGAGCAAGGGATATTGGCTGGGAGCATGCTGTGGATCTTGATGGAAATAAAAGACGGTGGCAATGCAAGTTCTGTTCTCTTTGTCGAAGTGGTGGTGTAACTACTTTGAAGGCTCATCTCATTGATGACAGCTGCCCAAACGTTCCAAAGGAAATTTCAAAGAAAGTATCAAACTTCATTGAAGAGAAAAGAGCAACACGCCTTCTTTTGAATAATTATGTCTTTAACGTTGATGATGATTTCAACACACAAGTTCAAGGAGAAGTGACTGTAGAATATTTAAATGAACAACAACCTTCGAGAAATGTATATGTGCAAACATTAGATAAGGGTGATATTAATGAG GTAGCAGCTGGAAGCAAGCAATGTGGTGCAGAAAGTAGTGGCCAGCCAGTTGAGCGTTGTGATCAGCCTGAAGAGCAGTGCACAATGGATTATGGCAGGATGGATCAAGTGACTAGCAATAAGAACCAGATTTTGGACAAGAATACTGAGAATTCAAAAAATACCAAG ATGTTGAAACCATGCCGGAAAAGTGAGTTTAACACAAGGAAGCACATAATTATTGTTGATCAAAGTgcgaggcattggaggtgtagaTACTGTGGCATGGATGGGTATGGTAAAAAGTTTTGGCTCCATTATCATCTAGCTGGTGCATTTCATCAGCCTAAGTGTCCAAATGTTCCTAGAGAAGTCTTTGCAAAAGCAAGACGCCATGTTCTGACAAAGAGAAGGCTAAAAAAGAATAAAGCTGAGCAACAAATTCCTTCCAGTCCACATATTCTTGGCCAATCCGGTGAAGAACGGCAGAACAGTGATCCATTATGTGGGAATCAGTCTCAACTGTCAATAAACAATGAACCTAGGGAG GTACACGATTACCCTGCAGTTCTAAGGGACAGTGCATGGGAACATTCTCTGATATATGAGAAAGAAAACGGAAGCTGGAAGTGCAAGTGGTGCAGTATTGAGGGTGATCATGGTTTAACTAGGTTGAAGTGGCATCTTGTTGGATGGCAGAACCACCCTCAGTGCCCAAATATTCCAATGGATGTTGCTGAAAAGATGAAGGATCAAATGATGTCAAAGGAGGAGCAGAAAGCGAGATCaggtttatttgatggtaatggCTATTGTGACGTGCTGTGCTCTTCTAAGAGTTCACAACTTGATCAGGACCATCTCACTGCAACAATACATGACAGATGTTCTTCCCAGGCTTTTGCTAACAGTGAATTAAAAGGATGCAACATGTTATCCAGTACTACTCTTCTTTCACAAGAGAGTTCCAATCCTCAGGTGCATCATGAGGATCCTCAGGTGTGTCATGAGCAAGAGAGGAACGAGGTTGCCACCTCTTCAGAACCTGGCTGTGAGAAAGGTCAGAGGATGCAGTGGCAGTCGCAAAATAAG CCAATGATGGAAGAAGGACCTCATGGGAATGGATTATGTGGTGACACAAACAAGTTGGAGGAACAAAAAAGTGACTTTGGAAGTAGTGACTGCTGGAGATATGTTTTGGATAGACTAATGCATTTGCCTGATGTACAAGAGGACGCTGGAATTGGGACATGCATCCGCGATGCTCTTCTCTATGGTTGTGCTGAATTTGGCACA GTAGCTGACAAAGTGGAAATGGATCGTGATAAAACAGTGAATGCGAACACTGCCAGGTGCCAGAATATTCTTATGGACGTTTTAAGATCGGAGAACTTTGCTTTGTTGTGCAGTGTACTCTGCAGAACTGTACATCAAGATGGGGAAAGAACTAGATATTTTGATTTTGGTGTGATTGACTCAAGGATGAAAAATGGAAATTATGGGCATGAACCTGAATTATTCATGCATGATCTGAAACTG TTATGGGAAGATCTTAAAGTAGCTGGTCAAGATATTATTCACCTAGCAAATAATCTATCAAGCCTCACAGAGGACTCCTACGAAAAGCTG GTTGGAAGAGAGAGAGGATCAGATGATGGTGAGCTCAAT GGAGCTGTGGTGGCCAGGTCTGAACCCAAAAACCTAGTTCAATCAAATGCATTGGTACCCTTGACCTCACAAGGCTTTAACCAATTGGATCAACCTGGACCTTCTTATCTTTCTGATGTATATAAAGACAGTATCTGCAACCAATGTGGAAAAGAAGCAAGAGTCGGTAGCGTTCTCAAATGTTATAGGTGCATGCTACCTTGCCACATTTCATGCATTCAGGCTACTGATTCATTCATTTCAACTGGAAGGTGGTGTTGTAAAAACTGCAGTGCTGGCTCTAAGGAACCAGTTGAAGGAGACATGGTCTTAGCCCATTACTATCCAAATTGCTTGCATGAGAATTGTGTTGTCTGCGATAGACTGGCGGCCTGCAGGTCTCCAAAATGTGAAGATACACCTAATGAAAACTCAAGAGCAATGGTTATTTCCAGTGTGGACTCCTTTGCTGATCCAGAACTGCCAGAGATTGACACATGTTACTCATGCAAGATATGTGGAGATACTGAAGAGGATGAGAAGAGGTTCTTGATATGCGGCCACGTCCACTGCCTATACAAGTACTACCACATTCGGTGCCTGATGTCCAAGCAGATTTCAAGCAATGTCCAGCGGGACCAACCGTGCTGGTACTGCCCATCTTGCCTTTGCCGGGTTTGTCTGTCTGACAAAGATGATCATCTGACCATTCTGTGTGATGGCTGTGACGAGGCTTACCATCTCTACTGCATAACACCTCGCCGTACTTCGGTACCCAAGGGGCATTGGTATTGCTCATCGTGTAGCGTGGAGAGAGCAAAAGAGGGGATGAGACAGTATGAGAGGACGCTGAAGCTCCACCAGAAGGACGATGCAGAACTGCAGAGTTGGAATTACGATGGCGTGGACCTGCTACTATCTGCCGCAGAGCAGCTCAGAGAAGATGAGCTGCTGGTGACTCGTACAAATTAG
- the LOC8075011 gene encoding uncharacterized protein LOC8075011 isoform X2 has product MDEGGSQGIKKVHFRDSSSQHPIVTYKRRRQQKPQTQQQLPQSPPPQQHQPEPQPLQQVEPQPQVEPEPNAGDVPAQQSKDTFWKSRDMGWKYGIMIDENRQHWKCMYCGLIRHGGGVSRLKRHLAGDLDVKMCPKVPADVVEEIREHLRKKRERRKKRAAQNGGDNFPILRARDIGWEHAVDLDGNKRRWQCKFCSLCRSGGVTTLKAHLIDDSCPNVPKEISKKVSNFIEEKRATRLLLNNYVFNVDDDFNTQVQGEVTVEYLNEQQPSRNVYVQTLDKGDINEVAAGSKQCGAESSGQPVERCDQPEEQCTMDYGRMDQVTSNKNQILDKNTENSKNTKMLKPCRKSEFNTRKHIIIVDQSARHWRCRYCGMDGYGKKFWLHYHLAGAFHQPKCPNVPREVFAKARRHVLTKRRLKKNKAEQQIPSSPHILGQSGEERQNSDPLCGNQSQLSINNEPREVHDYPAVLRDSAWEHSLIYEKENGSWKCKWCSIEGDHGLTRLKWHLVGWQNHPQCPNIPMDVAEKMKDQMMSKEEQKARSGLFDGNGYCDVLCSSKSSQLDQDHLTATIHDRCSSQAFANSELKGCNMLSSTTLLSQESSNPQVHHEDPQVCHEQERNEVATSSEPGCEKGQRMQWQSQNKPMMEEGPHGNGLCGDTNKLEEQKSDFGSSDCWRYVLDRLMHLPDVQEDAGIGTCIRDALLYGCAEFGTVADKVEMDRDKTVNANTARCQNILMDVLRSENFALLCSVLCRTVHQDGERTRYFDFGVIDSRMKNGNYGHEPELFMHDLKLLWEDLKVAGQDIIHLANNLSSLTEDSYEKLVGRERGSDDGELNGAVVARSEPKNLVQSNALVPLTSQGFNQLDQPGPSYLSDVYKDSICNQCGKEARVGSVLKCYRCMLPCHISCIQATDSFISTGRWCCKNCSAGSKEPVEGDMVLAHYYPNCLHENCVVCDRLAACRSPKCEDTPNENSRAMVISSVDSFADPELPEIDTCYSCKICGDTEEDEKRFLICGHVHCLYKYYHIRCLMSKQISSNVQRDQPCWYCPSCLCRVCLSDKDDHLTILCDGCDEAYHLYCITPRRTSVPKGHWYCSSCSVERAKEGMRQYERTLKLHQKDDAELQSWNYDGVDLLLSAAEQLREDELLVTRTN; this is encoded by the exons ATGGACGAAGGGGGAAGCCAAGGTATTAAGAAGGTGCATTTCAGGGATTCGTCCTCTCAGCACCCTATAGTTACCTACAAGAGGCGCCGGCAGCAGAAGCCACAGACACAGCAGCAACTGCCGCAGTCACCACCACCGCAGCAGCACCAACCGGAGCCACAGCCGCTGCAGCAAGTGGAGCCACAGCCACAGGTGGAGCCGGAGCCAAATGCTGGAGATGTGCCGGCACAGCAG AGTAAAGATACTTTTTGGAAAAGTAGGGATATGGGATGGAAGTATGGCATAATGATTGATGAAAATAGACAACACTGGAAGTGTATGTATTGTGGCCTAATTAGGCACGGTGGTGGTGTATCTAGACTCAAACGACATCTAGCTGGTGATTTAGATGTCAAAATGTGCCCTAAAGTTCCAGCAGATGTTGTTGAGGAGATAAGGGAGCATTTGCGGAAGAAACGAGAGAGACGGAAGAAGCGAGCTGCACAAAATGGTGGTGACAAT TTTCCAATATTGCGAGCAAGGGATATTGGCTGGGAGCATGCTGTGGATCTTGATGGAAATAAAAGACGGTGGCAATGCAAGTTCTGTTCTCTTTGTCGAAGTGGTGGTGTAACTACTTTGAAGGCTCATCTCATTGATGACAGCTGCCCAAACGTTCCAAAGGAAATTTCAAAGAAAGTATCAAACTTCATTGAAGAGAAAAGAGCAACACGCCTTCTTTTGAATAATTATGTCTTTAACGTTGATGATGATTTCAACACACAAGTTCAAGGAGAAGTGACTGTAGAATATTTAAATGAACAACAACCTTCGAGAAATGTATATGTGCAAACATTAGATAAGGGTGATATTAATGAG GTAGCAGCTGGAAGCAAGCAATGTGGTGCAGAAAGTAGTGGCCAGCCAGTTGAGCGTTGTGATCAGCCTGAAGAGCAGTGCACAATGGATTATGGCAGGATGGATCAAGTGACTAGCAATAAGAACCAGATTTTGGACAAGAATACTGAGAATTCAAAAAATACCAAG ATGTTGAAACCATGCCGGAAAAGTGAGTTTAACACAAGGAAGCACATAATTATTGTTGATCAAAGTgcgaggcattggaggtgtagaTACTGTGGCATGGATGGGTATGGTAAAAAGTTTTGGCTCCATTATCATCTAGCTGGTGCATTTCATCAGCCTAAGTGTCCAAATGTTCCTAGAGAAGTCTTTGCAAAAGCAAGACGCCATGTTCTGACAAAGAGAAGGCTAAAAAAGAATAAAGCTGAGCAACAAATTCCTTCCAGTCCACATATTCTTGGCCAATCCGGTGAAGAACGGCAGAACAGTGATCCATTATGTGGGAATCAGTCTCAACTGTCAATAAACAATGAACCTAGGGAG GTACACGATTACCCTGCAGTTCTAAGGGACAGTGCATGGGAACATTCTCTGATATATGAGAAAGAAAACGGAAGCTGGAAGTGCAAGTGGTGCAGTATTGAGGGTGATCATGGTTTAACTAGGTTGAAGTGGCATCTTGTTGGATGGCAGAACCACCCTCAGTGCCCAAATATTCCAATGGATGTTGCTGAAAAGATGAAGGATCAAATGATGTCAAAGGAGGAGCAGAAAGCGAGATCaggtttatttgatggtaatggCTATTGTGACGTGCTGTGCTCTTCTAAGAGTTCACAACTTGATCAGGACCATCTCACTGCAACAATACATGACAGATGTTCTTCCCAGGCTTTTGCTAACAGTGAATTAAAAGGATGCAACATGTTATCCAGTACTACTCTTCTTTCACAAGAGAGTTCCAATCCTCAGGTGCATCATGAGGATCCTCAGGTGTGTCATGAGCAAGAGAGGAACGAGGTTGCCACCTCTTCAGAACCTGGCTGTGAGAAAGGTCAGAGGATGCAGTGGCAGTCGCAAAATAAG CCAATGATGGAAGAAGGACCTCATGGGAATGGATTATGTGGTGACACAAACAAGTTGGAGGAACAAAAAAGTGACTTTGGAAGTAGTGACTGCTGGAGATATGTTTTGGATAGACTAATGCATTTGCCTGATGTACAAGAGGACGCTGGAATTGGGACATGCATCCGCGATGCTCTTCTCTATGGTTGTGCTGAATTTGGCACA GTAGCTGACAAAGTGGAAATGGATCGTGATAAAACAGTGAATGCGAACACTGCCAGGTGCCAGAATATTCTTATGGACGTTTTAAGATCGGAGAACTTTGCTTTGTTGTGCAGTGTACTCTGCAGAACTGTACATCAAGATGGGGAAAGAACTAGATATTTTGATTTTGGTGTGATTGACTCAAGGATGAAAAATGGAAATTATGGGCATGAACCTGAATTATTCATGCATGATCTGAAACTG TTATGGGAAGATCTTAAAGTAGCTGGTCAAGATATTATTCACCTAGCAAATAATCTATCAAGCCTCACAGAGGACTCCTACGAAAAGCTG GTTGGAAGAGAGAGAGGATCAGATGATGGTGAGCTCAAT GGAGCTGTGGTGGCCAGGTCTGAACCCAAAAACCTAGTTCAATCAAATGCATTGGTACCCTTGACCTCACAAGGCTTTAACCAATTGGATCAACCTGGACCTTCTTATCTTTCTGATGTATATAAAGACAGTATCTGCAACCAATGTGGAAAAGAAGCAAGAGTCGGTAGCGTTCTCAAATGTTATAGGTGCATGCTACCTTGCCACATTTCATGCATTCAGGCTACTGATTCATTCATTTCAACTGGAAGGTGGTGTTGTAAAAACTGCAGTGCTGGCTCTAAGGAACCAGTTGAAGGAGACATGGTCTTAGCCCATTACTATCCAAATTGCTTGCATGAGAATTGTGTTGTCTGCGATAGACTGGCGGCCTGCAGGTCTCCAAAATGTGAAGATACACCTAATGAAAACTCAAGAGCAATGGTTATTTCCAGTGTGGACTCCTTTGCTGATCCAGAACTGCCAGAGATTGACACATGTTACTCATGCAAGATATGTGGAGATACTGAAGAGGATGAGAAGAGGTTCTTGATATGCGGCCACGTCCACTGCCTATACAAGTACTACCACATTCGGTGCCTGATGTCCAAGCAGATTTCAAGCAATGTCCAGCGGGACCAACCGTGCTGGTACTGCCCATCTTGCCTTTGCCGGGTTTGTCTGTCTGACAAAGATGATCATCTGACCATTCTGTGTGATGGCTGTGACGAGGCTTACCATCTCTACTGCATAACACCTCGCCGTACTTCGGTACCCAAGGGGCATTGGTATTGCTCATCGTGTAGCGTGGAGAGAGCAAAAGAGGGGATGAGACAGTATGAGAGGACGCTGAAGCTCCACCAGAAGGACGATGCAGAACTGCAGAGTTGGAATTACGATGGCGTGGACCTGCTACTATCTGCCGCAGAGCAGCTCAGAGAAGATGAGCTGCTGGTGACTCGTACAAATTAG
- the LOC8075011 gene encoding uncharacterized protein LOC8075011 isoform X3, producing MDEGGSQGIKKVHFRDSSSQHPIVTYKRRRQQKPQTQQQLPQSPPPQQHQPEPQPLQQVEPQPQVEPEPNAGDVPAQQFPILRARDIGWEHAVDLDGNKRRWQCKFCSLCRSGGVTTLKAHLIDDSCPNVPKEISKKVSNFIEEKRATRLLLNNYVFNVDDDFNTQVQGEVTVEYLNEQQPSRNVYVQTLDKGDINEVAAGSKQCGAESSGQPVERCDQPEEQCTMDYGRMDQVTSNKNQILDKNTENSKNTKMLKPCRKSEFNTRKHIIIVDQSARHWRCRYCGMDGYGKKFWLHYHLAGAFHQPKCPNVPREVFAKARRHVLTKRRLKKNKAEQQIPSSPHILGQSGEERQNSDPLCGNQSQLSINNEPREVHDYPAVLRDSAWEHSLIYEKENGSWKCKWCSIEGDHGLTRLKWHLVGWQNHPQCPNIPMDVAEKMKDQMMSKEEQKARSGLFDGNGYCDVLCSSKSSQLDQDHLTATIHDRCSSQAFANSELKGCNMLSSTTLLSQESSNPQVHHEDPQVCHEQERNEVATSSEPGCEKGQRMQWQSQNKPMMEEGPHGNGLCGDTNKLEEQKSDFGSSDCWRYVLDRLMHLPDVQEDAGIGTCIRDALLYGCAEFGTVADKVEMDRDKTVNANTARCQNILMDVLRSENFALLCSVLCRTVHQDGERTRYFDFGVIDSRMKNGNYGHEPELFMHDLKLLWEDLKVAGQDIIHLANNLSSLTEDSYEKLVGRERGSDDGELNGAVVARSEPKNLVQSNALVPLTSQGFNQLDQPGPSYLSDVYKDSICNQCGKEARVGSVLKCYRCMLPCHISCIQATDSFISTGRWCCKNCSAGSKEPVEGDMVLAHYYPNCLHENCVVCDRLAACRSPKCEDTPNENSRAMVISSVDSFADPELPEIDTCYSCKICGDTEEDEKRFLICGHVHCLYKYYHIRCLMSKQISSNVQRDQPCWYCPSCLCRVCLSDKDDHLTILCDGCDEAYHLYCITPRRTSVPKGHWYCSSCSVERAKEGMRQYERTLKLHQKDDAELQSWNYDGVDLLLSAAEQLREDELLVTRTN from the exons ATGGACGAAGGGGGAAGCCAAGGTATTAAGAAGGTGCATTTCAGGGATTCGTCCTCTCAGCACCCTATAGTTACCTACAAGAGGCGCCGGCAGCAGAAGCCACAGACACAGCAGCAACTGCCGCAGTCACCACCACCGCAGCAGCACCAACCGGAGCCACAGCCGCTGCAGCAAGTGGAGCCACAGCCACAGGTGGAGCCGGAGCCAAATGCTGGAGATGTGCCGGCACAGCAG TTTCCAATATTGCGAGCAAGGGATATTGGCTGGGAGCATGCTGTGGATCTTGATGGAAATAAAAGACGGTGGCAATGCAAGTTCTGTTCTCTTTGTCGAAGTGGTGGTGTAACTACTTTGAAGGCTCATCTCATTGATGACAGCTGCCCAAACGTTCCAAAGGAAATTTCAAAGAAAGTATCAAACTTCATTGAAGAGAAAAGAGCAACACGCCTTCTTTTGAATAATTATGTCTTTAACGTTGATGATGATTTCAACACACAAGTTCAAGGAGAAGTGACTGTAGAATATTTAAATGAACAACAACCTTCGAGAAATGTATATGTGCAAACATTAGATAAGGGTGATATTAATGAG GTAGCAGCTGGAAGCAAGCAATGTGGTGCAGAAAGTAGTGGCCAGCCAGTTGAGCGTTGTGATCAGCCTGAAGAGCAGTGCACAATGGATTATGGCAGGATGGATCAAGTGACTAGCAATAAGAACCAGATTTTGGACAAGAATACTGAGAATTCAAAAAATACCAAG ATGTTGAAACCATGCCGGAAAAGTGAGTTTAACACAAGGAAGCACATAATTATTGTTGATCAAAGTgcgaggcattggaggtgtagaTACTGTGGCATGGATGGGTATGGTAAAAAGTTTTGGCTCCATTATCATCTAGCTGGTGCATTTCATCAGCCTAAGTGTCCAAATGTTCCTAGAGAAGTCTTTGCAAAAGCAAGACGCCATGTTCTGACAAAGAGAAGGCTAAAAAAGAATAAAGCTGAGCAACAAATTCCTTCCAGTCCACATATTCTTGGCCAATCCGGTGAAGAACGGCAGAACAGTGATCCATTATGTGGGAATCAGTCTCAACTGTCAATAAACAATGAACCTAGGGAG GTACACGATTACCCTGCAGTTCTAAGGGACAGTGCATGGGAACATTCTCTGATATATGAGAAAGAAAACGGAAGCTGGAAGTGCAAGTGGTGCAGTATTGAGGGTGATCATGGTTTAACTAGGTTGAAGTGGCATCTTGTTGGATGGCAGAACCACCCTCAGTGCCCAAATATTCCAATGGATGTTGCTGAAAAGATGAAGGATCAAATGATGTCAAAGGAGGAGCAGAAAGCGAGATCaggtttatttgatggtaatggCTATTGTGACGTGCTGTGCTCTTCTAAGAGTTCACAACTTGATCAGGACCATCTCACTGCAACAATACATGACAGATGTTCTTCCCAGGCTTTTGCTAACAGTGAATTAAAAGGATGCAACATGTTATCCAGTACTACTCTTCTTTCACAAGAGAGTTCCAATCCTCAGGTGCATCATGAGGATCCTCAGGTGTGTCATGAGCAAGAGAGGAACGAGGTTGCCACCTCTTCAGAACCTGGCTGTGAGAAAGGTCAGAGGATGCAGTGGCAGTCGCAAAATAAG CCAATGATGGAAGAAGGACCTCATGGGAATGGATTATGTGGTGACACAAACAAGTTGGAGGAACAAAAAAGTGACTTTGGAAGTAGTGACTGCTGGAGATATGTTTTGGATAGACTAATGCATTTGCCTGATGTACAAGAGGACGCTGGAATTGGGACATGCATCCGCGATGCTCTTCTCTATGGTTGTGCTGAATTTGGCACA GTAGCTGACAAAGTGGAAATGGATCGTGATAAAACAGTGAATGCGAACACTGCCAGGTGCCAGAATATTCTTATGGACGTTTTAAGATCGGAGAACTTTGCTTTGTTGTGCAGTGTACTCTGCAGAACTGTACATCAAGATGGGGAAAGAACTAGATATTTTGATTTTGGTGTGATTGACTCAAGGATGAAAAATGGAAATTATGGGCATGAACCTGAATTATTCATGCATGATCTGAAACTG TTATGGGAAGATCTTAAAGTAGCTGGTCAAGATATTATTCACCTAGCAAATAATCTATCAAGCCTCACAGAGGACTCCTACGAAAAGCTG GTTGGAAGAGAGAGAGGATCAGATGATGGTGAGCTCAAT GGAGCTGTGGTGGCCAGGTCTGAACCCAAAAACCTAGTTCAATCAAATGCATTGGTACCCTTGACCTCACAAGGCTTTAACCAATTGGATCAACCTGGACCTTCTTATCTTTCTGATGTATATAAAGACAGTATCTGCAACCAATGTGGAAAAGAAGCAAGAGTCGGTAGCGTTCTCAAATGTTATAGGTGCATGCTACCTTGCCACATTTCATGCATTCAGGCTACTGATTCATTCATTTCAACTGGAAGGTGGTGTTGTAAAAACTGCAGTGCTGGCTCTAAGGAACCAGTTGAAGGAGACATGGTCTTAGCCCATTACTATCCAAATTGCTTGCATGAGAATTGTGTTGTCTGCGATAGACTGGCGGCCTGCAGGTCTCCAAAATGTGAAGATACACCTAATGAAAACTCAAGAGCAATGGTTATTTCCAGTGTGGACTCCTTTGCTGATCCAGAACTGCCAGAGATTGACACATGTTACTCATGCAAGATATGTGGAGATACTGAAGAGGATGAGAAGAGGTTCTTGATATGCGGCCACGTCCACTGCCTATACAAGTACTACCACATTCGGTGCCTGATGTCCAAGCAGATTTCAAGCAATGTCCAGCGGGACCAACCGTGCTGGTACTGCCCATCTTGCCTTTGCCGGGTTTGTCTGTCTGACAAAGATGATCATCTGACCATTCTGTGTGATGGCTGTGACGAGGCTTACCATCTCTACTGCATAACACCTCGCCGTACTTCGGTACCCAAGGGGCATTGGTATTGCTCATCGTGTAGCGTGGAGAGAGCAAAAGAGGGGATGAGACAGTATGAGAGGACGCTGAAGCTCCACCAGAAGGACGATGCAGAACTGCAGAGTTGGAATTACGATGGCGTGGACCTGCTACTATCTGCCGCAGAGCAGCTCAGAGAAGATGAGCTGCTGGTGACTCGTACAAATTAG